The genome window TGTGATACATCTATGTTTGGTTACACATTCATTAGATAATTAATATGTTACTAATTTAGGGGAGAGATTATCGTAATGGGAAAGGAATCATAATTTGAACAACGGCTAACATTTAAATTATGGGGTAACAAATTTAAGGCCGTAGAGCACAATTATACTATAATGTACCCCTAAAGAATTATAGACACTATCATAATTCATAAGCTCCCTTGcccaaaaatagataaatataataagtaaaTGCAATTGAATCTTAAGCCCTTTCTATAAGATGTTTTTCATTGagacaatattttatatatccTCACTCCCTTTTAATTTCAAACCTAATCTAAACTCTGACTTTCACCGAGGCAAATTCGTGAGTTAAAAATGCACCCTAAAAAATGAACGTATGAAAACAAGGCTAATGTCTAGTCTGCCACTGATTTTTAATGTCAAGGAAGATAATCATTATTCATGAATTGATAGTAAAAACAGTATTAGTGGaatgatttctttttctctccacattatattatatttctaaaaCCACCGAAGACCACTCCGAGGATTGCATAAATTGAATCACTTTCATAATAGCAATATTCAAGGCAATCACCCTATTAATCAGAACAAATCAATTTGGCAAACATAAAAACCTCTCTAGCAGCTTGATCAAGTAAAATCCTGCCTACTTTAGCCACCGCATATTTAGAAGAATCCAAAGCATTTACATgtaaggaaaaaataaacatttacatTTGCGAtggatagataaaaataaaaaaaacatatctaaGTTGATTGAAACACTAAATTTTTGGTAAGGGGTCTCAAGCAACATGGTTAATTGGTATGCACTGGTTCAAGAAGGCTCAACTTAGTATTGATAAACATAATGGGGTGGGGATGGAGGATGGTATTGGTAGTAATAACTTGGTGGTGAAGTTTGATACTCACTATATTGAGGTGGAGATGGTTCATGGATATGATGGGGTGGGGATGGTTGTTGCACATGATGTGGTGGAGATGGTGAACTAGGCTCACTTGGTTGGGAATCAGCTACATTAGTTTGGTGTTTATCTACTCTGACTTCAACCAATTCGTCGTCTACCTCAAATGACCTGAAGATTGGGTGCAAGTAAGCATCAGCCAAATAAGCCTCTATGTTCAAGTCAGGTTCTGTGCTCTTCTCCAATAAATCCTTTGACATTGCTTCCTGAATAgttaagagaaagagaaatcaGTTTCCAATACAATACAATCATAAACTATGAACAATATCACATAACATGTAGCCACCtccaataataaacaaaaggaAGTTAAGTTTAGAGAAAACTACACTATTCCAAGGGTTTGGTACCCCTTCCTAGTTGGCAATTTGTAATATTGGCCTATTGCATGGTGCATATCTTACCTCAAGAGGGTACTTCCTAAATGCTGGCTCAAAACGTCTCTGGCAGAACTTGTGGAATGCAAATGTCAATATTGGTAATATGACGAGTAAAGGTGTGGATTTAGCTGCCTTTTTGGTGCTAAGAAGACCCAACAGAAGAAGCTGGGATATTAGCAAGCTTGCGATAATGCGGCTGTGAACAAGTGGCCAAAATGCAGCAGCACTTTCATACTGTTGGTTGTAGACATTGATTATCTGCATAATTAAGCatcataacaaaatatatttagactACACATCACACACGCCATCCTGTATCATTGCATTTTCAGACAAAAGTGTTACAAGCTCATGAGCAGTGTTCCCTCATGCAGATGCAGCATACATGTTGAAAAAATTAGGTAAAGTTAAcattatgattattttcatgGACAAAAAATAACAGCTATTGCTTTTATCTCATTGTTATTCCTGCTATGGTTTGGAAATATCTGAGACTTCCAAAATCCTAGAAATCTTGAAGCTACCATGTTTGTAAACCCTACTTAGCAAAAGACGCATGTTTTAAGATCAGACTAGCAGAGACACTGACCTGATGACGGTAAACCAAATATGCAAAGGCAAAGAAGACTAGTACGAAGGGAAGAAGGATTGGTGTCACCACAGCATACACAATTCCAAGAAGGAAGTATAGTTGAAGACTTGGAATAGTCTCTGGAAAGTCCACACTCCCAGGGTCCATGGCCTTTCCTCTATCTCTTTCGGTTTTAACTAAGAACATGTTTTTGAGATGGTATATAACCAATGGCTTTAATCTGAGAATCTCACCAGCAATTCCAGCCCATCCATCAACCATTATGTATGTCATAAAGAAGGTAGCCTTCATTGGAATGGAAACTCCAATCGTTCTAGGAAtcctataataataaaattcacaaagACCAATCAAGTGGAAagtaaaaatgagttttttaactagagagaaaaaaaaaatcctgagACAATGAAAAAGAACAGAAAAGATTTACCAAATACAGTGTAAAATTCAATAAAGTCGCAAAAAGGTTATAGTATTTATTGCATTAAATATATGAAACTGCAAGGTTGATTCAAGAATAGAGCAAATCTAAACACAATATATAGCCAGTGAGTCACTGCTTTAACTCAGAACTTCTTAATTAAAGACATACTGAGTAGGTGACTGGTGAAGGAAAGCATGCAGTTGCTGAAATGCAGTCCCAGTCACTATGCTTCCCAAGAAAACATTCACcagcataaaataataatattttgctGCTGTCTTCCGCTCAAGTGTTGACAATGCAATATATCCCTCAATTTTTGACATGATCATTAGAACTGTGGGTAGAatgtacaaaaatattttaagggcCAAACCAGGAAGAAAACCTTGTAGAAAGGACTTGATGAATTTCCTGCCAAAAGCCAAAAATCCTTTGTGAGGCTAAGTATAAGACATGAGACTAAAAGAAGCAGGTAAGTAGTCAACTCCAAGCATGAGTACAACTTTATTAAGCCAATAACTTACAATTCAAGAACAATATTCATCAGTTTCTAGAGTAATTACTTTCTctattatatattcaaaaacaaatttaagttAACTTACAATTCTATAACTGGTCTGAGGAAAGGAGCAACTCTTTCAAGACCCTCCAAATTGGCAAGAGATTGCACAAAAGCAATGGGAATCATGTAGAAGAATACCAAGGCAAACACAGACAATGATATTATAAGCTTTCGAATgtttaaagaaacaaatggTATGGCCAAGTTCTGCCAATATACGTCACGTGGCTCTGGGGCCCAATCAGTCAGCCAGAGTGTAGGATTCTTGCTTTGTTGGGTTTGCGCACAAACTGATGCTCCCCATCGGGATTTGAATGAAAGAAAAGCAACTGGCAAAATAGATTTGGgatcttttataattttctgaCGTTCCATTGTCATCTGTATAAGATAAGCAACATAGCTATATATTAAAGTACCTCAACCGAAATAATTGAAGCAAATGTATTAGCTTAAGGACACGGAAAATTGCCTAacaaaatttcaacaaaaaaaggaaataactgtaaaaaggaagcatgctgcagaaaagagaaacaaacatgaCTTACCATCGTATCAAGTTCCTTAATTGAATGTTTGTAGTACTCGATAGCATCAACTTTCCCACCCCAAAATCCTAAAAATCCATTCTTAAAACAAGAAGATAACAATGTCAGAGCCAGGGTCCAAACAGATTGTTTTTAAGTCACATATTGTACTGTTTGCATTCCTAGCAATTACATACCTTGACAGTTGGCCTCTTGTCAGGATGTCTCTCAAACTTAAGCTGGTAATAGTCCAGCCAATTTTGGAGTCTATCTCTTCTTTTTGCAAATTTAGCAAATTTATTTGCATTGTAGACAGCCTGAAAAATGCATGCATAacaatatgaatatgatttaaTGTAAAGAAATGTTCTGCTGAATTAACATAAATCTACATTAACACCATGTATAAATTCAGATCATTTAATCTTTAATAAACTTCCCCAATCAAgactataataaaaattattacctGGTGTCCTATATAATGTTCTGGGTGGTTTGTTTGAAAGAAGCTATCCACGGTATCTGATATTGTATGGCCAGACATATGAGGGATATTCCTGACAACTACCTGCAAAAAGCACACAAACCCTGAGGATTTGAAAAGATGGCTCGAAGGAAATTAGAAGGGGAAATCAGCATTCATAGGAATGACGATCCAAACTGAAAGGTTTTCTAAAACCATTACGTCTTTGCTATAAGAGTTTAATATTGATCTAAGATAATGTTTAAGTATCAGTCCCACCGCCATATCTTACATCTCCACTGGAGTTCCAAGGCTTCTCACCAAAAAGCCATGATGCCTTATACAAAAATCgtaaaaatgaagaaagcaTCAAGGTTGGGAAACTACGTAAATAGATGGTGTAAATACTACATTGAAATAAAAAGTGAATGGAACTCTAGCTGAATAAAAAAGCCTTGCGATTTTATGTCTGTTCCATTCAATTGTGTTAccctaaaaagattaaaaataaaaaagccatCAAAAGACACCCAAACCCAATTTTTTCCCTGACAGGGAAGCACTGCCCAACTGTTTGAGAGCATaatccttaaaataaaaataatacaaattatttagtATTACATGGCCAAATAAGAGAAGATTTTGGCTCAGTAAATTGCATTTTTACTGgaaatttttaaatacatatgatggcacaaaaaacataaaaagttgtTTTTGAATATTGAATGAGAATCTTTGATGGCATTTATGCAGTTTGGTATAAGACACAAAGCCAGTCCTGATCCATAAGTGGTAGCTAGAGTTATACAGGCCCAATGAGGGACTCAGGAAATAAGAGCAGTTTTATTTACACAtgaacacacacaaaaacacagTAACAACACTTCAGTGCAATTGAGAAAATGGTGAGGAGCTCACGAAATGAATTATAGCAATAGGAAAcaatcttaattttattatgttctattaaaaatgaattaacacTTTCAACTTACTGCGAATTGGTCCACACGCCTCCGCTGTGAGGCCAAGAAATGCAATCTCATTGATGCGATATGATCATATTCTTTGTACAGCAGAAAACAAATCCATATTGTGAACAGGTATTCCAATGCTATGTGAacaaaaaatctgaaatttacaataaagcTGTTACCTGTTAGCCAACTAACAGAGATTATAACATAAACATACTATCATGAAAATGTAATGTAGGttgt of Glycine soja cultivar W05 chromosome 1, ASM419377v2, whole genome shotgun sequence contains these proteins:
- the LOC114407903 gene encoding CSC1-like protein At1g32090 gives rise to the protein MATLADIGVSAAINILSAFAFLLAFALLRIQPINDRIYFPKWYISGDRSSPRRSGGNFVGKFVNLNFRTYLTFLNWMPQALRMSESEIISHAGLDSAAFLRIYTLGLNIFVPITLVALLVLIPVNVSSGTLFFLKKELVVSDIDKLSISNVPPKSIRFFVHIALEYLFTIWICFLLYKEYDHIASMRLHFLASQRRRVDQFAVVVRNIPHMSGHTISDTVDSFFQTNHPEHYIGHQAVYNANKFAKFAKRRDRLQNWLDYYQLKFERHPDKRPTVKNGFLGFWGGKVDAIEYYKHSIKELDTMMTMERQKIIKDPKSILPVAFLSFKSRWGASVCAQTQQSKNPTLWLTDWAPEPRDVYWQNLAIPFVSLNIRKLIISLSVFALVFFYMIPIAFVQSLANLEGLERVAPFLRPVIELKFIKSFLQGFLPGLALKIFLYILPTVLMIMSKIEGYIALSTLERKTAAKYYYFMLVNVFLGSIVTGTAFQQLHAFLHQSPTQIPRTIGVSIPMKATFFMTYIMVDGWAGIAGEILRLKPLVIYHLKNMFLVKTERDRGKAMDPGSVDFPETIPSLQLYFLLGIVYAVVTPILLPFVLVFFAFAYLVYRHQIINVYNQQYESAAAFWPLVHSRIIASLLISQLLLLGLLSTKKAAKSTPLLVILPILTFAFHKFCQRRFEPAFRKYPLEEAMSKDLLEKSTEPDLNIEAYLADAYLHPIFRSFEVDDELVEVRVDKHQTNVADSQPSEPSSPSPPHHVQQPSPPHHIHEPSPPQYSEYQTSPPSYYYQYHPPSPPHYVYQY